The following coding sequences are from one SAR116 cluster alpha proteobacterium HIMB100 window:
- a CDS encoding lysophospholipase L1-like esterase (PFAM: GDSL-like Lipase/Acylhydrolase) — MFSAKNFCQASAQRLLTFAAAAVMLMASLSGAAAQQKLMVYGDSLVAGYGLDAGLGFPEQLQSALTAAGRDIRVLNAGVSGDTTAGGLARLDWALADRPDAIIIVLGGNDLLRGLNPAQTRDNLRAMLTRLRMQDIAVLLCGMLAPVNLGPDYRQQFDSIYPDLATEFGLELYPFFLEGVALNPRLNLLDGLHPNTQGVAAITTNILPYVTRLLDKE; from the coding sequence ATGTTTTCTGCGAAAAATTTTTGTCAAGCCAGTGCTCAACGGCTGCTGACTTTTGCGGCCGCGGCGGTGATGCTGATGGCCAGCCTGTCTGGTGCTGCGGCCCAGCAAAAATTAATGGTTTATGGGGATTCGCTTGTTGCGGGCTATGGGCTTGATGCGGGGCTTGGGTTTCCAGAACAGCTGCAATCAGCCCTTACTGCTGCGGGACGGGACATCAGGGTGCTGAATGCAGGCGTGTCTGGTGACACGACCGCTGGTGGTCTGGCCCGTCTTGACTGGGCCCTTGCTGATCGGCCGGATGCAATCATTATTGTGCTGGGCGGCAATGATTTATTGCGCGGGCTGAACCCTGCACAAACCCGAGATAATCTGCGGGCTATGCTGACACGCCTGCGCATGCAGGACATTGCGGTATTGTTGTGCGGTATGCTGGCCCCGGTCAATCTTGGCCCGGACTACAGACAACAATTCGATTCTATATATCCTGATCTGGCCACAGAATTTGGCCTCGAGCTTTATCCGTTTTTTCTGGAAGGGGTGGCGCTTAACCCCCGCTTAAATCTGCTGGACGGGCTGCACCCGAATACACAAGGGGTGGCTGCAATCACCACGAATATTCTGCCTTATGTTACCCGTCTTCTGGATAAGGAATGA
- a CDS encoding anti-sigma factor, putative, ChrR family (PFAM: Cupin domain~TIGRFAM: anti-sigma factor, putative, ChrR family), with amino-acid sequence MNEQATLNTQILDALLLDYATGALSRPLEILVETHLAMNEESSQSMRMLMQLGGILLEDCEPVSLSEGALENVMSQLGRHDTDTHKDSAKIHSHNEWLPRPVANYVPSADCKKSWRRAGIGIMEADIDFGESGGQAKIYRIAPGTAVPIHTHTGAEVTLVLSGGFTDETGSYSPGDISIQEAGGEHQPVADDDGECIVYAVNEGQIRLTGPIGRVLNLLVN; translated from the coding sequence ATGAATGAACAGGCGACCTTGAACACACAGATCCTCGACGCGCTGTTGCTTGATTACGCAACAGGGGCTTTGTCACGCCCGCTTGAGATCCTGGTCGAGACCCATCTGGCGATGAATGAGGAAAGCAGCCAGTCCATGCGCATGCTGATGCAGCTAGGCGGCATTCTGCTGGAAGATTGCGAGCCGGTCTCTTTGTCAGAAGGGGCGCTTGAAAATGTGATGTCTCAGCTGGGCCGTCACGACACAGATACACATAAGGACAGCGCAAAAATACATTCGCACAATGAATGGCTGCCGCGTCCGGTTGCCAATTATGTGCCATCTGCAGATTGCAAGAAAAGCTGGCGGCGCGCAGGTATCGGTATCATGGAAGCCGATATCGATTTTGGCGAAAGCGGCGGTCAGGCGAAAATTTATCGCATCGCCCCGGGGACAGCCGTGCCTATTCATACCCATACAGGCGCAGAAGTCACGCTGGTTCTGTCTGGCGGTTTTACGGATGAGACCGGCAGCTATAGCCCTGGTGATATTTCGATACAAGAAGCCGGTGGCGAGCATCAGCCTGTTGCAGATGATGATGGTGAATGTATCGTCTATGCCGTGAATGAGGGTCAGATCAGGCTGACCGGTCCGATTGGCCGTGTTCTGAACCTGCTGGTGAACTGA
- a CDS encoding argininosuccinate synthase (PFAM: Arginosuccinate synthase~TIGRFAM: argininosuccinate synthase) yields the protein MSGDKVKKVVLAYSGGLDTSVILKWLQETYACEVVTFTADLGQGEDIDPAREKAKLLGIKQIYIEDLREEFVSDYVFPMFRANALYEGLYLLGTSIARPLIAKRQIEIAREVGADAVSHGATGKGNDQVRFELGYYALQPDIKVIAPWREWDLASRTKLIAYAEANQIPVPKDKRGEAPFSVDANLLHISAEGKVLEDPAIAPEDYVFSRTVSPEAAPDTATEISITFKGGDPVAINNVSMSPATLLTELNRLGGENAVGRLDLVENRFVGMKSRGIYETPGGTVLLAARRAIESITLDRGAAHLKDELMPRYAELVYNGFWFSPEREMLQAAIDNCQHMVNGEVQLKLYKGNVIITGRTSPNSLYSEELVTFEEGAADYDHHDAHGFIRLNALRLRVLESARRKLMP from the coding sequence ATGTCAGGCGATAAGGTAAAGAAAGTTGTTCTGGCCTATTCAGGCGGCCTTGACACCTCAGTGATTCTGAAGTGGCTGCAGGAAACCTATGCATGCGAGGTGGTGACATTTACAGCTGATCTGGGCCAGGGTGAGGATATTGACCCTGCCCGCGAAAAAGCAAAGCTATTAGGCATCAAACAGATTTATATCGAAGATTTACGCGAAGAATTTGTGTCTGATTATGTGTTCCCGATGTTCAGGGCAAACGCGCTTTATGAGGGGCTGTATCTGTTGGGCACATCAATTGCCCGGCCCCTGATCGCCAAACGCCAGATCGAGATCGCCCGGGAAGTCGGCGCTGATGCGGTCTCTCATGGGGCGACCGGCAAAGGCAATGATCAGGTCCGTTTTGAGCTGGGCTATTATGCGCTGCAGCCTGATATTAAGGTGATCGCACCCTGGCGGGAATGGGACCTGGCCTCGCGGACCAAGCTGATCGCCTATGCCGAAGCCAACCAGATTCCCGTGCCAAAAGACAAACGCGGTGAGGCCCCGTTCAGTGTGGATGCAAATCTGCTGCATATTTCAGCAGAAGGAAAGGTTTTAGAGGATCCAGCGATTGCGCCTGAAGATTATGTGTTTTCGCGCACTGTCTCGCCAGAGGCGGCCCCTGATACCGCCACCGAAATTTCAATAACCTTTAAAGGCGGCGATCCGGTTGCGATCAATAATGTCAGCATGTCACCAGCCACCCTACTCACTGAATTAAACCGGCTGGGCGGCGAAAATGCTGTGGGCCGGCTTGATCTGGTAGAAAACAGATTTGTTGGCATGAAGTCCAGAGGCATTTACGAAACCCCGGGCGGCACAGTCTTGCTGGCGGCGCGCCGGGCCATTGAATCGATCACCCTCGACAGAGGCGCAGCACATTTAAAAGATGAGCTGATGCCGCGTTATGCCGAGCTGGTCTATAACGGGTTCTGGTTCTCACCAGAACGCGAAATGCTGCAGGCCGCAATTGATAACTGCCAGCATATGGTGAATGGCGAGGTACAGCTGAAGCTGTATAAGGGTAATGTGATCATCACCGGGCGCACATCGCCAAATTCATTATATTCAGAAGAGCTGGTGACTTTTGAAGAAGGTGCGGCGGATTATGATCATCATGACGCGCATGGCTTTATCCGGCTGAACGCCCTGCGGTTGCGGGTGCTGGAATCAGCACGCCGCAAATTAATGCCATAG
- a CDS encoding beta-hydroxyacid dehydrogenase, 3-hydroxyisobutyrate dehydrogenase (PFAM: NAD binding domain of 6-phosphogluconate dehydrogenase), translating to MAKVAFLGLGVMGYPMAGHLQAAGHQVTVYNRTAEKADKWVTEHGGDKANTPADAARGCEFIFACVGDDADIRSVTTGPDGAFQTMDAGAVFVDNTTASADVARELYAAARAAGLHFIDAPVSGGQAGAEGGKLTVMCGGDDAAYNRAEPLMGCYGARVTHMGAAGAGQLTKMVNQICIAGLVQGLSEALNFGQNAGLDMDKVLGVVSGGAAQSWQMENRGTTMVRDEFDFGFAVDWMRKDLRICLAEATQNGSQLPVTALVAQFYAALSERGFGRNDTSSLIRLLKN from the coding sequence GTGGCAAAAGTCGCATTCTTAGGGTTAGGCGTAATGGGCTATCCAATGGCCGGGCATCTGCAGGCAGCAGGCCATCAGGTCACAGTCTATAATCGGACTGCTGAAAAAGCAGATAAATGGGTTACTGAACATGGCGGCGACAAGGCGAACACGCCTGCCGATGCGGCCAGGGGCTGTGAATTTATCTTTGCTTGCGTGGGTGATGATGCTGATATCCGTTCTGTGACAACAGGCCCTGATGGCGCGTTCCAGACAATGGACGCAGGGGCTGTCTTTGTGGATAACACCACTGCTTCTGCTGATGTGGCACGTGAATTATATGCTGCTGCCCGCGCAGCTGGCCTGCATTTCATTGATGCGCCTGTGTCCGGTGGCCAGGCCGGGGCTGAAGGTGGCAAACTGACCGTGATGTGCGGCGGGGATGATGCTGCCTATAACCGGGCAGAACCGCTGATGGGCTGCTATGGGGCGCGGGTCACGCATATGGGGGCGGCCGGGGCAGGCCAGCTGACCAAAATGGTTAATCAGATATGTATCGCTGGTCTTGTGCAGGGCCTGTCAGAAGCGCTGAATTTCGGCCAGAATGCTGGCCTTGATATGGATAAGGTGCTGGGCGTTGTCTCTGGCGGTGCGGCCCAGTCCTGGCAGATGGAAAATCGTGGCACGACTATGGTCAGGGACGAATTTGATTTTGGGTTTGCGGTTGACTGGATGCGCAAAGATTTACGGATTTGTCTGGCTGAAGCGACCCAGAACGGCTCTCAATTACCGGTCACCGCTCTGGTTGCTCAATTTTACGCCGCCCTGTCTGAGCGCGGCTTTGGACGGAATGATACCTCCAGCCTGATCAGGCTGCTGAAAAACTAG
- a CDS encoding putative ABC-type transport system involved in lysophospholipase L1 biosynthesis, ATPase component (PFAM: ABC transporter), whose amino-acid sequence MPSPARDNASAPSNQANQRSAVIELKDAWLRLRSQSGTTDILKGINLTIPGGQHVAVVGPSGAGKTSLLMVMSGLEALSSGQAILTGQDTTQLNEDSLAGLRRDNVGIVFQAFRLIPSMTALQNVAVPLELSGQADAKSKASEALSALGLGHRLNHLPNQLSGGEQQRVAIARAIAPRPKILLADEPTGNLDSATGQQVITQLFAAAKSVEAALVLITHDEALAGQCERLLHMADGRLVDDRLAGPAE is encoded by the coding sequence ATGCCCTCACCAGCCAGAGATAATGCGTCAGCACCGTCAAATCAAGCCAACCAGCGATCAGCTGTTATTGAGCTGAAAGATGCATGGCTGCGCCTGCGCAGCCAGTCAGGCACAACAGATATTCTGAAGGGGATCAACCTGACCATCCCGGGCGGGCAGCATGTGGCCGTGGTCGGCCCGTCAGGTGCAGGCAAAACAAGCCTGCTGATGGTGATGTCTGGCCTGGAAGCGCTGAGTTCAGGACAAGCGATACTGACAGGCCAGGACACAACACAGTTGAATGAAGACAGCCTGGCCGGGCTGCGCCGCGATAATGTGGGCATTGTGTTTCAGGCGTTCCGGCTGATCCCGTCAATGACCGCCTTGCAGAATGTGGCGGTGCCGCTGGAGCTGTCAGGCCAGGCTGATGCCAAGAGCAAAGCCAGTGAAGCTTTGTCAGCACTTGGTCTAGGGCATCGGCTGAATCATCTTCCCAACCAGCTGTCTGGTGGTGAGCAGCAGCGTGTGGCGATTGCCCGGGCAATTGCCCCGCGGCCGAAAATTCTGCTGGCTGATGAGCCGACAGGCAATCTGGACAGTGCCACAGGCCAGCAGGTGATCACCCAATTATTCGCCGCTGCAAAAAGTGTGGAGGCCGCGCTTGTGCTTATAACACATGATGAGGCGTTGGCCGGGCAATGTGAACGGCTGTTACATATGGCAGATGGCCGGCTGGTCGATGACCGCCTGGCCGGCCCTGCAGAATAA
- a CDS encoding putative ABC-type transport system involved in lysophospholipase L1 biosynthesis, permease component (PFAM: Predicted permease) produces the protein MPLSEPHQQAVTLPQNPHNDSWALAWQFARCELRHSVMRFRIFLAALMLGVAAIGAVGSVAESMRTGIADNARTLLGGDFELSSLHLAPDDELLAMVRQQADTSQIVQMRAMLGTAAAQTARQERKLVELKAVDEAYPLVGTVELAPTQPLARALDGFGAVVDPALLRTTGLAVGDRATLGDISVTITATLESEPDQAISFVSFGPRLLVSTATLKASGLQQEGAFITYRHRAIMKQTSQLDQLTSRLAEAVENSHVRLRQTDAAAGGFERFIERAELFLMLVSLTALLIGGLGVSGAVRAWLQSRMTVIATLKCVGATSRLIFRVYMLQVLAMASLGIAAGLVLAGLTPFLTAELFSGYVNVPLAPTLYPRPLAIAGAFGLLTTLVFALWPLSRTQFIRAAHLFRTLASTPSGWPGKRVVLAVALCCAGLLGLALLATANIILSLSFLVGTGVSLLLLSGLGEAVLRGLRLVRPPRYIPARLALSAITRQGSPLRSIILAFGLGLSVLVAVTSSQHNLISQLNGRAEGQAPDWFFIDIQPDQIDPFLALVAAKAPDSLVEKTPMLRGRVTALDGVPASQIDKDVESGWVLRGDRALTWQATPPEGGKIVKGSWWPSDYTGPPLLSVTDEMAEDFGLAIGDQVSLNILGREITGEIANTREVAWESFQINFVFIMSPGILDNAPHSWIATTKSASDQAASDIEQAVTTEFSNISALSVRQAVSTVEKVLNLLGNAIQLTAAVTLLSGLAVLAGSVATSEAQRISDSIILKVLGARRLDIILSWLFEYALLGILTALVACVIGTAVSWSLIVLFIKSDFIFNLPLILSTAFIGAAVTTILGLIGAMRSLSFRPASYLRETL, from the coding sequence ATGCCCTTGTCAGAACCCCATCAGCAGGCCGTGACACTGCCTCAAAATCCGCATAATGACAGCTGGGCCCTGGCCTGGCAGTTTGCCAGATGCGAGCTGCGCCATTCTGTGATGCGGTTCCGGATTTTTCTGGCCGCCCTGATGTTGGGGGTGGCGGCGATCGGCGCGGTGGGGTCTGTTGCTGAATCAATGCGGACCGGCATCGCTGATAATGCGCGTACGCTTCTGGGCGGTGATTTTGAACTGTCCAGCCTGCACCTTGCGCCAGATGATGAGCTGCTGGCGATGGTCAGACAGCAGGCAGATACATCCCAGATTGTTCAGATGCGCGCTATGCTGGGCACAGCTGCAGCACAGACAGCACGGCAAGAGCGCAAGCTGGTGGAGCTGAAGGCGGTAGATGAGGCCTACCCTCTGGTGGGTACGGTTGAGCTGGCACCGACACAACCCTTAGCGCGCGCATTAGACGGATTTGGGGCTGTTGTTGATCCAGCCCTGTTACGCACAACCGGCCTGGCTGTCGGCGATAGGGCGACCCTGGGTGACATTTCAGTGACCATCACCGCCACGCTTGAATCAGAACCTGATCAGGCGATCAGCTTTGTCAGCTTCGGGCCACGTCTTCTGGTCAGCACAGCGACATTGAAAGCATCGGGCCTGCAACAGGAAGGTGCCTTTATCACCTACCGGCATCGGGCCATAATGAAACAGACTAGCCAGCTGGATCAACTGACAAGCCGCCTTGCGGAAGCTGTTGAAAACAGCCATGTACGCCTGCGCCAGACAGATGCAGCAGCAGGCGGGTTTGAGCGGTTCATAGAACGGGCTGAGCTGTTTTTAATGCTAGTCAGCCTGACCGCGCTGCTGATTGGCGGTCTGGGGGTCAGCGGGGCAGTCCGTGCCTGGCTGCAGAGCCGGATGACGGTGATCGCTACCTTGAAATGTGTGGGGGCAACCTCACGCCTGATTTTCAGGGTGTATATGCTGCAGGTCCTGGCGATGGCCAGCCTAGGCATTGCCGCTGGCCTGGTGCTGGCCGGACTGACTCCGTTTCTGACAGCAGAGTTATTTTCTGGTTATGTGAATGTGCCGCTGGCGCCAACTTTATATCCGCGACCGTTAGCCATTGCCGGTGCCTTTGGTTTGCTGACGACATTGGTGTTTGCGCTCTGGCCCTTGTCACGCACCCAATTTATCCGGGCAGCACATCTGTTCAGAACTTTGGCCTCAACACCCTCTGGGTGGCCGGGAAAGCGGGTTGTACTGGCCGTGGCCCTTTGCTGTGCGGGCCTGCTTGGTCTGGCCTTGCTGGCCACAGCCAATATCATTTTATCCCTCAGCTTCCTTGTGGGGACCGGGGTCAGCCTGTTGCTGCTCAGCGGTCTTGGTGAAGCGGTGTTAAGAGGCCTGCGGCTGGTCAGACCGCCCCGCTATATCCCTGCGCGGCTGGCGCTGTCAGCCATTACGCGGCAAGGCTCGCCACTGCGCTCTATCATTCTTGCCTTTGGCCTGGGCCTGTCTGTATTGGTGGCGGTGACCTCGAGCCAGCACAATCTGATCAGCCAGCTGAACGGCCGGGCAGAGGGCCAGGCCCCGGATTGGTTTTTCATTGATATTCAGCCTGATCAGATTGATCCGTTCCTGGCACTGGTGGCCGCCAAAGCACCAGATAGTCTGGTTGAAAAAACACCTATGCTGCGGGGCCGGGTAACCGCCCTTGATGGTGTGCCTGCCAGCCAGATAGATAAGGATGTAGAGAGCGGATGGGTGTTGCGCGGCGACAGGGCCCTGACCTGGCAGGCAACCCCGCCAGAAGGGGGCAAGATTGTCAAAGGAAGCTGGTGGCCATCTGATTATACAGGCCCGCCCTTATTATCAGTGACAGATGAAATGGCCGAGGATTTTGGCCTGGCAATCGGCGATCAGGTGAGTTTGAATATTCTGGGGCGGGAGATCACCGGCGAAATTGCCAACACACGTGAGGTCGCCTGGGAAAGTTTCCAGATTAATTTTGTGTTCATTATGTCACCTGGCATTCTGGATAACGCCCCGCATAGCTGGATCGCGACCACAAAATCAGCTTCAGATCAGGCCGCATCAGATATTGAACAGGCAGTGACCACAGAATTCAGCAACATTTCGGCTTTGTCCGTCCGCCAGGCGGTCAGCACAGTTGAAAAAGTACTGAATCTGCTGGGCAATGCCATCCAGCTGACCGCTGCTGTGACGCTGTTATCGGGGCTGGCGGTGCTGGCGGGAAGTGTGGCCACATCCGAAGCGCAGCGTATTTCTGATTCCATTATCCTGAAAGTGTTGGGCGCACGGCGGCTGGATATTATTCTGTCCTGGCTGTTTGAATATGCATTGCTGGGTATCCTGACCGCGCTGGTGGCCTGTGTGATCGGCACAGCCGTAAGCTGGTCATTGATCGTCTTATTCATCAAGTCTGACTTTATCTTTAATCTGCCGCTGATTTTATCTACAGCCTTTATTGGCGCTGCTGTGACCACCATTTTAGGGCTGATTGGGGCAATGCGCAGCCTGTCCTTCCGGCCTGCGTCTTATTTGCGGGAAACGCTCTGA
- a CDS encoding superoxide dismutase (PFAM: Iron/manganese superoxide dismutases, alpha-hairpin domain; Iron/manganese superoxide dismutases, C-terminal domain), whose protein sequence is MAFELPELPYAYDALAAGGMSQETMEFHHDLHHKAYVDNGNKLIAGTEWENSSLEQIITGTYQSGAVAQNGIFNNASQHWNHIQFWEMMGPSGRQMPSELDAALNAQFGSIDAFKEQFVAAGVGQFGSGWCWLVQNADGSLAITKTENGVNPLCFGQTALLGCDVWEHSYYIDFRNKRPAYLTNFLDNLVNWENVAARMAG, encoded by the coding sequence ATGGCTTTCGAACTACCTGAACTGCCTTATGCTTATGATGCTCTTGCCGCAGGCGGTATGAGCCAGGAAACCATGGAATTTCACCATGATCTGCATCACAAAGCTTATGTTGATAATGGCAATAAGCTGATTGCGGGGACTGAGTGGGAAAACAGCTCACTTGAACAGATTATTACCGGAACCTATCAGTCAGGTGCGGTTGCCCAGAATGGCATCTTCAATAACGCCTCCCAGCATTGGAATCATATCCAGTTCTGGGAAATGATGGGCCCGTCAGGCCGGCAAATGCCGTCTGAGCTGGACGCAGCGTTGAATGCTCAGTTCGGATCTATTGACGCGTTCAAAGAACAATTTGTTGCAGCTGGTGTAGGCCAGTTTGGTTCTGGCTGGTGCTGGCTGGTCCAGAATGCAGATGGCAGCCTGGCGATCACCAAAACAGAAAATGGCGTGAACCCGCTATGTTTTGGCCAGACCGCATTATTGGGATGTGATGTATGGGAACATTCCTACTATATCGATTTCAGAAACAAACGCCCGGCTTACCTGACTAATTTCCTGGACAATCTGGTGAATTGGGAAAATGTTGCTGCACGGATGGCAGGCTGA
- a CDS encoding succinate-semialdehyde dehydrogenase (PFAM: Aldehyde dehydrogenase family~TIGRFAM: succinate-semialdehyde dehydrogenase) has protein sequence MKLSDPSLLKTDAFINGQFVSPPQDKRFAVQNPSSGETVAEVADFGADGITAAIEAAEAARKGWAATTAKERAAILRRWNDLCLEHADDLAIILTAEMGKPLAEAKGEILYGTSFIDWFAEEAKRVTGDVLESPFPDKKFLVLKQPVGVFGAITPWNFPNAMITRKLSPGLAAGCTCVLKPAEQTPLSALALAELAKRAGFPDGVINIVTGMDAPAMGEALCADERVRKITFTGSTEVGRILMRQSADTIKKISLELGGNAPLIVFDDADLDEAVDGAIASKYRNAGQTCVCANRIFVQAGIHDAFAKALTEKVAAMKVGDGFEDGVAQGPIIDQQGFDKISRHIEDAKNKGGQVLTGGAPHEKGGTFFQPTVLTGATSEMDLYGEETFGPVAALFKFETEEEAVTAANDTIFGLAAYFFTKDTARLFRVSEALEYGMVIANTGAYSSEVGPFGGVKASGLGREGSKYGIDEFLEMKLMVVGGV, from the coding sequence ATGAAACTTTCTGATCCGTCTTTGCTGAAAACAGATGCATTTATTAATGGCCAGTTTGTCAGCCCCCCTCAGGATAAACGGTTTGCCGTGCAGAACCCGTCTAGCGGCGAAACCGTAGCTGAGGTTGCCGATTTCGGGGCCGACGGGATCACCGCGGCAATTGAGGCAGCTGAAGCCGCCCGCAAAGGATGGGCCGCCACCACAGCCAAGGAGCGTGCCGCCATTCTGCGCCGCTGGAATGATTTATGCCTTGAGCATGCCGATGACCTGGCCATCATTCTGACGGCTGAAATGGGCAAGCCCCTGGCCGAAGCCAAAGGCGAAATTCTGTATGGCACAAGTTTCATTGACTGGTTTGCAGAAGAAGCCAAACGGGTGACAGGGGATGTGCTGGAAAGCCCGTTTCCAGATAAAAAATTCCTGGTCCTGAAACAGCCGGTCGGCGTGTTTGGTGCGATTACCCCGTGGAATTTCCCAAATGCGATGATCACACGTAAATTATCCCCCGGGCTGGCGGCAGGCTGTACCTGTGTGCTGAAACCTGCTGAACAAACCCCTTTATCCGCCCTGGCGCTGGCCGAACTGGCCAAGCGGGCCGGCTTCCCCGATGGTGTGATTAATATTGTTACCGGCATGGATGCCCCGGCGATGGGAGAAGCTTTATGTGCAGATGAACGTGTGCGCAAAATCACCTTTACCGGATCAACAGAGGTTGGCCGGATTCTGATGCGTCAGTCCGCAGACACAATCAAGAAAATCAGCCTTGAGCTGGGCGGAAATGCGCCATTGATTGTGTTTGATGATGCCGATTTGGACGAAGCTGTAGACGGGGCGATTGCGTCAAAATATAGAAATGCCGGCCAGACATGTGTATGTGCCAACCGGATTTTCGTCCAGGCCGGAATTCATGATGCCTTTGCCAAGGCGCTGACTGAAAAAGTGGCGGCCATGAAAGTCGGGGACGGGTTTGAAGACGGGGTTGCCCAGGGCCCTATTATTGACCAGCAGGGATTTGATAAAATCAGCCGTCATATTGAAGATGCCAAAAATAAAGGCGGGCAGGTGCTCACCGGCGGGGCCCCTCATGAAAAAGGCGGTACATTTTTCCAGCCAACCGTGCTGACCGGGGCCACATCAGAGATGGATTTATATGGTGAGGAAACCTTCGGACCTGTTGCCGCTCTGTTCAAGTTTGAGACCGAAGAAGAAGCTGTCACCGCCGCCAATGATACTATTTTCGGGCTGGCTGCTTATTTCTTCACCAAGGATACAGCCCGCCTGTTCCGCGTATCAGAGGCGCTGGAATATGGTATGGTGATCGCCAATACAGGGGCCTATTCATCTGAGGTTGGCCCATTTGGCGGGGTCAAGGCCTCTGGGCTGGGCCGTGAGGGATCCAAATACGGGATTGATGAATTTCTGGAAATGAAGCTGATGGTGGTTGGCGGCGTCTGA
- a CDS encoding Protein of unknown function (DUF3429) (PFAM: Protein of unknown function (DUF3429)): MTRPDETANRLASDGPALARILGYAGAIPFLGCGFAGLSGADIAGFDPARLLISYAAVILSFLGGLHWGRVASAAVPDRSAGLWLIWSVLPSLIGWAALLLPVYLAAIMLAACFLAALMIDLKLIAQQRWAAWMHRLRLHLTVVATASLFSIYIWG; encoded by the coding sequence ATGACCCGGCCTGACGAGACCGCAAACCGCCTTGCTTCTGACGGCCCTGCTCTGGCCCGCATTCTGGGCTATGCCGGGGCGATACCGTTTTTGGGATGCGGTTTTGCGGGCTTGTCGGGCGCTGATATAGCCGGATTTGACCCTGCTCGTCTGCTAATCAGCTATGCGGCGGTTATTCTCAGCTTCTTGGGCGGGCTGCATTGGGGGCGGGTGGCCTCTGCTGCTGTCCCTGACCGGTCAGCTGGCCTGTGGCTGATCTGGTCTGTCCTCCCGTCTTTAATTGGCTGGGCGGCGTTGTTATTGCCTGTTTATCTGGCGGCCATTATGCTGGCGGCCTGTTTTCTGGCTGCCCTGATGATTGACCTCAAGCTGATCGCTCAGCAGAGATGGGCAGCCTGGATGCACAGACTGCGGCTGCACCTCACTGTGGTGGCCACAGCCAGCCTGTTCAGTATCTATATCTGGGGGTAG
- a CDS encoding hypoxanthine phosphoribosyltransferase (PFAM: Phosphoribosyl transferase domain~TIGRFAM: hypoxanthine phosphoribosyltransferase), with product MSVFVNDEHVEILISESEIKARLNHLAKDISDTYQTSEQLVVIGLLRGSFIFIADLVRRLNLPVEVDFMTVSSYGNEMESSRQVRIIKDLETSIGNRDVLVVEDIIDTGHTLAQVLQIMQTRKPKTLSVCTLLNKPSRREVEVDVRWTGFDIPDEFVIGYGIDYAQQGRNLPHIGFVRKS from the coding sequence ATGTCCGTTTTTGTAAATGATGAGCATGTTGAAATTCTGATTTCAGAGTCAGAAATAAAAGCCCGTTTAAATCATCTGGCAAAAGACATTTCAGATACATATCAGACCTCAGAACAGCTGGTGGTCATTGGGCTGTTACGTGGTTCCTTTATTTTCATTGCTGATCTGGTCAGACGGCTGAACCTGCCGGTTGAAGTCGATTTCATGACTGTATCCAGCTATGGCAATGAAATGGAATCCAGCCGTCAGGTGCGGATTATCAAAGATCTGGAAACATCAATTGGAAACAGAGATGTGTTGGTGGTTGAAGATATCATTGATACCGGCCACACCCTGGCGCAGGTTCTGCAGATTATGCAGACCCGCAAGCCGAAAACCCTGTCTGTCTGTACCTTGCTGAACAAACCGTCACGGCGTGAGGTTGAGGTAGATGTGCGCTGGACAGGCTTTGACATTCCTGATGAATTTGTGATTGGCTATGGCATTGATTATGCCCAGCAAGGCCGCAACCTGCCGCATATCGGCTTTGTCCGCAAATCCTGA